From the Ciconia boyciana chromosome 6, ASM3463844v1, whole genome shotgun sequence genome, the window CCCTTGACTTAGTCAAGACAATTATTCCCTTAGTGGTCAAAGACTGCATGAACTACTGTGCCTGCTGATCACATATTTTAGCCAGTCATTTGCTTAGTCAGcttctgaaataagaaagaCCATCCAGTCATCCCTGAGGCTGCCTCAAGGTTTAGTCTAGTAGTCTTGTCAACACTGGTGGATGACCCTGGGTGTTGGTGTAGACAGAAGGCATACCACAGTTTGAATAGCTATTAATTCTGCTGTTTGAAATCTAATATCTATGCTTCTAGAACTTGATTagaaaagtgtttgaaaacCCATTGGAGTCTTATATTAAGATTTCAAAGTGTTAAGAGAAACACTGCCTGAAAGGATCTTCAGGCACTTTCCAGCCTCAGGTGGGGAAGCAGTAAAGCAAGCGACAAAGACTAAGGAATTTTGTATTATCTGTTTAAGTCCTTCAAGTAACACTGCTTTTAGGCTACATGACCATACTACACTAGATTCCACTGATTTGCAACAGCTTTTCTAACCCTTCAAACATTCCAGTTATGTCCCTGAAGCTATTAAACTTAGACTTGTACTTGACAGGATAGCACAGGCTTTATCTACTTCTGCCTTCAAACATTTTTGAACGAGTAAGTTGTGTGAGAGGCTGGATCCCCATAGATTTTTATGAAGGggagttttaaaaatgtcagaataCACCTTTTCCTTAGAGAAAAGCAACCTGTCCTGCCTTCAACTTACTGGtaggaaaattatctttttaaatgcagttgtttTGCACTTAAGGACAAAGACTAAAGAGTGACTTTGTGGTTAAGTGAACACAGCACTACAGGCTATGAAGAAGGTAGTTCCTACCTTCCTAGGTTTCATACAGTGCTTCCAGGAATTTCATATCCTCACTATGAGAATCACCACAACTGACAAACCTGAGAAATGTTTAGGAGACTGCTACATGCAGTAGTCTCTCAGATCTTCACTAGagttacttttcagaaaatacctAGCAGCTGTTTGAACTGTGAGGGCATGTTATTTGATATACAGGCACCATTTGGCAAATTAATATGAATGATTTGTGACAAGTCAAATTTAAGCTGTAATTtgttcttcaaatattttctacaaTATGCAACATACTATATTTTATAATACCAGTCTTCTATTTATATAATGCAAATCCCCTACCTGGTCAGGATTGTGTTCCAGTGGACAGTTATCACACTGATCTCCAACACCATCCAAGTCTGTATCCCTCTGGTCTACATTGTAGACATATTGGCAGTTGTCCCTTTCATTAAGGACCCCTGCAAAATTAAGGAGAGTTCATGAATGAAAGTCAGACACCTGAACGCTGCAAAGGACTGTATAAAGCCACCACACACTTCTTGAGATATTTTTGAAGGCATTTTGAGCAGCATTTGAAAGCTTTGAAACTTGACTCATCACTAGCTCTGCCACATGCTTCTGTTCCTACTGCCTGCAAGAATAGAGCTAGAATTTAACTGTGCCAAAGTgtgtatatttaaaagcaaatctcCATCAGCTATAACTGTTACTTCAGTAGTCTTTATGCCCTGAAACCACCAGAGGAGAACTTGTGCGTCCAGGGATGAAATTCTGGTAGGAAATCAGTGGTACATTGGGTACATTTGATTAATCTGTGATTAGAAAACCATCTAAAGGAGTGATTAGAGGCCACCTACCATCTCCATCAATATCCACTGCACATGCATCTCCTTCTCCATTGTTGTCAGTGTCAGTTTGATCAGGGTTGTGATTGTAGGGGCAGTTATCACAGCGGTCACCAACATCATCCCTGTCATAGTCATACTGCTGTGGGTTGTAGATGAATGGACAGTTGTCCTGCAAGAGCGAGAAAGAAGTCAAGCTTTAAAAAGAGGCAAGTTAAAGCTTTAACCAGATTCTGCTTATGCTTGTACCGCTTATGAAAGGCAGGGATGCAGTTAAAACTGGAATGTTTCTATCTCAAAACACCCCGTTGCTTGCACAAGTGTAGGAATggctgaataaaaatgaaggttCACTTCCAAAGCTCAACCAGCTGCAGAAAGTTTGTCTGCATAGTTATGCATATCTAAAGGTTTCTAGGATAGCTGTCAGTACCAGCAATTTCCTATGGTCCTCTCAAGATCAAGGTCAGAAGCTAGACCCCAGCCTTAGGAAGGGGAATGGGAGAGCTACATTCTCAAATGGTGTTCTTTTGTGTTGTCTTACCCGGTCATCAGGAATACCATCATCGTCGTCATCATTGTCACAGGCATCACCAATCCCATCCTTATCATAGTCTTCCTGCCCAGAGTTGGGCAGATTAGGGCAGTTATCCTAGAAAGGAGAAAGTACACAGATGTGTTCACTCCTGGCATGATTACAATAGGGATTTTAGCAGGTAAGATCTAACCATTAGGCAAAAATCATAATGCCTCAAATCAGGTAGGCATTATCTTACTGTAATTCTCTCAATTTTAGCTAGTCATTACTGTGAAGATAAGTCTTAGAAAACCAtagttcaaataatttttaaagcaaagatgtGGCAGCTTTTGAGAATTTTATCCTCTTTTTCTTGCCCTGGAGATAGATATCTGTCAGAGCAAAGCTGATATAGGTACAGCCTAAACTAGAGTCTTCCTAGAAGATTTATAACAAACACTTATAATTGTGtcaggcttcatttttttccatgttgcaGGAATATCTAAAGCAACAGCAAGAGCCTCCTAGCAATACCTTGACAATGGTATCCCTAAACAGAGGGGTATTTTACcagttttatttgcagaaaggaTAGTTTAATAGCTCTAACTAGATACTTGCTTTATACCTCAAACCTAACATATTTTGTATATTTCTCAGATACAGGCTGTTACAACACTAGATGGGAAAACAGGATAAACTTACTTTTTTACAGTGGTAAGTGGCATTTGCAACACAAACAAGGTTCTCATTTGGCCATCCATCCAAGTCAGTATCTTCTCCACAGATTATGCCATTGCCAGCATAGCCTGGTTTACATTCACAGCGATACATGGGGTCACTGAAGTGGCCAAGGTAATTGCATTTGGCATTCTTGTTGCAGTCATGTGTTCCATCTGTGCATGGATTACGTGGCTTGCAGACCTAGAAGACcacacagaaattaaatccactggaaacatctttttatccctcatttttctgcagagattcaaataaaacatggaGAATGCATGCTTGTTTTGATCAGAGATCcttcagtcagaaaaaaaggaaaagcctcATACATTACTTTCTTCCACTCTCCAACTCCAGTAGCAGTCTTAGcactaattattatttttcttgttcaaaccttatttattttcaaatggaaCCAAGCACTAAAATATCTAAGGCACATATTATTGGATCATAAGTGAATACTGATTAAATTACTCTCCTAGAATTATGTATAATATCCATGGCTGAGGAggacagtgatttttaaaagtcattttgaACTCCAATAGAAACTGCTTAATGCTCCTCCTGTTCTGAATCACAGAGGATGGTGTTTTATTAAATGTACCAAGTCCTTCTTCCCTGAAATACATAGGTGCTTTCTGTTGTTTAGAAACTTTGTGAGATTTCATAACCCAGAACAGTTCTCAAGTTGACAATACCTGTTTGTTAGCCATGGCATCCTCAACACTGCGACCGAATGGCTGTGTCCCAGTGAAACGTGGTGGACAAGGCAGACAGTTGTACCCAGGTTCAGTATTCTCACACCTGTGCACACCGTTGAAGACAAAGCAGGCATCAGGAACCTCTTTGCACTGAAATACAAGTTTGAGATAGAGGAGAACAACAGTTAGCATTAAGACACCGGGATTTTAttctcctttcccattttctttcactccCTTTCAAGGAACAAACTCTAGTCTTCTTACCTCATCAATATCTTGGCAGTGGACACCATCACCATGGTAGCCAGCAGGACAGGCACCACACTTCCAGGAACCATCAGGGGAGCTGGTACATGTAGTCCCCGCAAAGCAGGGATTAGACAGACACCCATCTGAGAAACAAATGAGAAAGTGTTAAGATGAGGGACACTTACCATGCTGCTACAGTATTGTATTTGGCCGATATGCTGGTTTAAAATTCTAGCAACTTGTGTTTTACAGACTTATGTCAAATTTCTTAATCAGTATTTTTGAGATTGTCCACAACCTTCAGATGTTTATGGGAAAATGGACTCACCAATTGGACAGTCCTGTTTGTTGCAGACCTGAGTCCCTGTAGCTTCACCTACGCAAGTCTTCCCACCATACTGAGGCTCAGGATTATTGCAGAGACGGCTACGTTTTTGAAGTCCTCCTCCACATGTCACTGTGCAAGCATCCCATGGAGACCATGGTCCCCAGTTGCCATTAACTAAAGGGAGACAGAAGTTAGAAGACACGTATAGCTTTAAATTCAGTGGTACAACTGGTTTCTACCTAAGGCCTATTTTGTAGTGAGAGCACTTGAGACATCCTTCAGGCACAAATGACAGAATTAACAGACTCCATGGAAGAGCCATAGAAAACAGTTTAGTTTTATCAAAAACTAACCTGTGAGGTTTTACCTAGCCCACCTCtaattttaaagagagaagaTTATATAGCAACTACTCAGGAGGTTCACTGTTTAAGCTACCAAATAGTAGCTACCACCTGGACATACTTACTTGGGCAAGGATCTTTCTGGCAGGATTTGTTTTCTCTCGCCTCACCCTCACAAGGTTTGCCATTCAGCTGTGGTACTGGAGAGTTGCAGAGACGAATTCTAGTGATGATGCCCGTGCCACAAGTGACAGAACATGATGACCATGGTGACCAGTGACTCCAGCCACCATCCTGTTTAACTACAAGAGAGAGATGTCTGTTATTAATAGAGTTTCTGAAGAACAGACTTCAGCTGCACAGCACGTAGGATATAGCCAGTACCAGAACTGTACCAAAGACTCCATACATATTGGATAGGCTCAGCACCGTCACAGATCAAGTCGTTTTGTCACTAGAGAAATTGCATACCTAAACTGGCCTCAAATTTTGTCCTGGGAGCAGTGCCCAAACATGCTTATTTACTGCATTAGCTATCTGCTCCCCTTTACCTGATTAATACAAGTCCTTAAAGCTAGAAGCCAACGCTCCATCCCAGTGCGAGAGCTACATGGTAATCTTTGCTGTTAACATTAAGCCAATAAAAGCGGCCTGTGTTTTATTACCAGTGTGAGTAGATTAAGTACTTACATCTCTTATCGCACTCCTGAAGGTGGCAAGTCCGAGTCTGTACAGAAGACCCTTCACAGCGGTTATTGAGACTGTCACAGGATCGCCCTCTCTGCTGAATCCCATTCCCACAGGTCACAGAACATGAAGTCCATTCAGACCAAGGAGACCATCCATCATCTGCATAGTCGCTAGCTGCAGAGGGATACAGCTTTGTTACAGCTCTGAATAAGTCTCCAGGTACATGTTTTTCCATAGTCTTTTCTCCCACTCCTCTCTCCACAAAAAAGGACACAACTGTCCTCAAAACCCACATGCATCTTCCTTTCTTGTGCAAGATAAAGGCCATGAACTCAAATGTTTCAGTGCTCACATGCATCACCTAAGTGATTAATGTCAAAGAGGCATCAGGCTAACCTTACTCCAGTCATGCAGGGTTATATCCAGTTGTGGTATACTTTAGAGCAGCATGTGTCTAGTTAGATGAAGCCAACTGCTATAGAAGTGTGAAGGTATTAAGTACTTACGCCAGCATCGGGGGCAGCACTCCCCATCAGGCACAGTGGCATTGGAACAAGGCATGAGAGGACAGGACACTTTCCGGCATATGGTGGCAGAGTTCTATAAAGAATTGTGAGAATTGCAATAAGCAAGTGGAATATAAGCAATGTCTGGAGTCTGCTTAAATGATAAAGAGATCTTTTCTGCAGCACTTAAAGACTCAACAGCACATCTAAAGCAGAGACCCTTGTATTTAGAGCTAATACAGCCCAAGGGTAGTCCCAGGTATTATTAGTCAAGCTTCACCTCATTCCCATTCTCACCCATTATTTTTCAGTCAAGAGCggaagtattttggttttgcagaagTTGATCAGGAGTAGCTACCAGATGCTGGCTAAAGTAAAAGACTATCACGTGATACCCAAAGTATAAGGTCAGACTTCAAGGGAATGAAACAAGAATGAGAAGCCAACTTTCTTCTCAGTTAATATGGATTTAAGCTGATTATGTGGTAAAGATAAAATGGGTTTAGTGGACTCTGCTCAAGAGCCATGAAATCTATAACTTATACTTAGAGGTCTTTGATCTTTAAGCCAAGCAGGCAGGGTAAGAACACCCACCTCCAATCTCAATGACAGCTAAAGGGCAGCCTGTAGTTTTGCTTCTTGAAGGTAGCAGCTTGGTTGGAAGAATGCTCTTATGATTACTATTTTAATCTCCCCAAGCGAACGACTACATTAAGGCAATTACAGCTAACATTGAGTAAGAGGGTTGgtaggaaaaaggcaaatgcagaaGTCACAGTATCATTTGCTGACTACAAGACAGAAACATGTAGAGACCTGTAGAAGCAGATGCAGAACTTGGTGAGACACCTTGGACTGCATGCGTACAAATACTCAGCATTTAGTTTCTACGCAGTAGCAGGGTAGTTAACCCACTCTTTGGTAGACTGGTACTCCAAGATGCTTTTGCTAAGGCATACTTACAGTTAAAGGAAGCAAACAGAGTTTAAAGAAACTCTGAAACTGTGTGTTTTGGTGTACTTTTACAACattctgcagaagcagaacaCAAAGCATAAATATCCTGCCAGGTGATCCTGGGATTTCAACAGCTAAACTGAAATCTGGAAGGGATTGCTGTTCCATATAATCTGTAACAGCTAATGGGACACAGCTAGAAGCATTTGTTAGATAAAGAAAAACCCTGTAAGTTTAAGAGCCTTTACTGAGTACTAGACTGTCTTTTCCTACTAAGCTAGCAGGAGGTTCAGTGAGGACAGAAGGTGGATCTAAAGTATTCCAGGGAGCAAAGCTGACAGGACTACAAATTTGTTCTATCAATGCTGACTTTTAGTTTACTCATGGACTTATGTAAAGAATACAGGCATTCCCCAAATTAAGGAACTAGAAGTGTGTTAACAGCTGTGTCAGAGTGATGTTTTGTATAATTTTCTAAAACACTACTGTTGTAACACTATGAAATTTATACCAGAGATCTAGTAGGATGAAATAAACTGAATAATTCTCTGGCTACTGTAGTATGCCCAGTTCTTTGTAGGATTCACTCTAACAAAGACTGCCATTTAGAAATATCTGTTAATTTCAACTCATGAATTTATATACTGAGGATTTATGAATCTGAGGAATCTTACCTGGCAGGTACATTCAGTGCAGCTGTCAATAGTCCactcttctttatttttgtgcaagATTCCGTTATGAATGCATACTCCAGGAGTGATCTGGACCACTTTGGCAATGAGTTCATTTTCTTCGGtcttgggggggagggagaggaggcaggggagagaagcagagagaagataTTTAGAAGTTAATACAGAAAACACTCTTTTCCACAAAAGTCAGAGTAAAGTTATTACTGTTTATCCAGGCTCTCAAAGGGCAGCTTATCATTCATCCACTAAGTGCCAGTTAATGAAAGGTATCATGAATTTAACCAACACTCACCACTTTGCGAACTCTGTCTTGAAGTGTTGTAACCATGGACCGGAGCCCTTGCAGTTCCACAAACATATTTGTTAGCTCATCACAGGAAAAACCACAGACTGCTTGGATGTCCTTTGTTTTATGGCCAATGTAATTAGTGCGGATAGCTGGGCTGGAACCATTGATGGGGTTGTCCAAAGTAATGATCGCACTAGTGGCTAAGAGACAAAAACACACataaagcaaatgcattttttaccATGTGCATTTATCATTCCAGGGTAACACCTGCTAAACAGCTGCCACCAGATTCATTAGGGTGCCTGCGGAAGTATAATCTTATTTCTTATGCAATGTGGATTTGCATGTCAGCATACTTCCGAGTTCTGTTTCAACTTGTCTTTCTAACATAAtgagaaatcttatttttaataggtCATTGGATTCAGAAGATCGCAAACTTACAGCTGGAGCAGCCTTTGTTCCTCAGGATAGTGTCCAGAGTTGTTCCAAACACAAACCGCACATTCTGCAGTAGTCCCTGTGGACAGAGGAAGAATTACAGCTACTTGCAGCGACTGCAAGGGAAGGAAGTACAACTTGCATGGAGAGAGAGCTTGTAGGCACTTAAGGTCACATAAGATCATTAAGAATAATTTCATGACAGACAGATGGCAAAGTGAAACACATTGCTTTATTCTCCTTAATGATAACAAGCCCTGCTTCCTAACATTCTCATTCTTTACCACAAGGACCTGGCAACTCTccaggcaggaaggaaaaaaccatgAATTTCTGAATCTTGTATAAGCAGCTGAGCAATGACACTACAACTACCTGTTTGGAAGCTTCAGTGCCTTCTTAGTGCTGCAAGAGTTCTATCCCTGCAAATCTAATGCTTCACCCTTCAGTCTCCATTATTAAAGTTTTGTAGATTTACAGGTGGTCCGTATCAGATGTACACAAACTAGTCAGTGGTGGAACAGTTTCTCCCTATTACCCATGTCTTTGTAGCTATTTAGGCTGGTTGAGTAGCTAATGCACCTTCAAGGCAGATGACTGAAAATACTAGGCAAAAACATAAGTGAAAGTCTTACCTGGAAGTTGTCATTGACTCCCCCTTTGGCAATACGGAGCCTGGCACTGCTAGCCAGGTCCCTAGTGAAGATGTTCTGGATGGGGATGTCCAGTTCAGCATTCTCCATTTTCTCACACCCCACGTAGAGCTGAGCCCGGTCCTCCTGCACAAACAGGGTGATATTCTTCCAATGTCCTGTAGCTAGCAAGGCATCCTCTACTGACACTAACTGCTGCTTGCCATCACCAGAAAGGCTCAGGTCCAGGGTGCCTGCCTTGCCATTTGATACTAGACTGAAGACATGACCAGAGCCATCTTTCTGTTCCACAGACAGCAGCGTGCCTCTACTCTTCTTGGCTTGCCGGAGAGTGGCCAGGAGGATGAAGCCCTTCTCAGCATGGATGGCATCTAATAAGTCTTGGAACTTGGAGTCAGGAACAGCAGGGATGCGACTGGCATCTTCAATGCGGTAAGCGGGGCTGGAGGATTCTGGTCCCTTCACCAGGTGCACCCCGGGTGCCCGGCGCCCAGCTCCCTTCCGAATGAAGCCGATGAGTTCAAAGAGATCAAAGACGCTGTTATCATCACTCCTGGACTCTGCAGAAAGATCAGAACAAGCTTCATGAGCAAGGGACAGAAGAGGGTGAGTAGGTGCCTATCTCCTAGAACTGCTTAACGTATTCGCTCGTGGTGCACATCGTGCAAGGTACATTAGAGCACAGACAGTAGCTCTGATGGTACGGCAGTCCCACCAGGAGCTGCAGTGCAGCAGTACACGTGCATTCTTGTACAGGAGCAGTCGGCACAGGAGTGCCAGGTACCTGCTGAGTGACACACAAAGGTAGCAGCTGTTCCGGCACCTCATTAGACTCtagcagaagagaaatggaCAGCAGAAGCCCATATGGAAATACTCCTATGCTAGGATACAACAAAGTGAGCTTGCTTAGTCCAGCTGGGTGACAGCAAGCACAGTAGCAGCTTCTCTATAGCACCGCAATAGCAGCCTACTGCTACACTCCTTCTTCAGCCAGTTCCTACATCACAttccccctttcctctgcccAACACAGAGGAGGACAAGCTATGCACTGAAGTCCTGGAGACTctgcatttctatttctgaagGTTACACAAATTCCACACCAGATAAAGTTTCCTGTTCCCAGCTAGCTGATGCTCAGGTTAAAAAGTTTTTGTTCAGTGAAAGTTTTGGCACTCTTCACCACTGAGCACAGTTCAGTTGCCTAAACAGACAccaagaaatgttttctcttcccccccccccttccctgaCTGCTCCGAGTACCAGCACAGAGCTGGTCTTACCTGCAGTGCGCTTGGCCTCCGAGACACcgagcatgaggaggaagaagagaacaGTCGCTGGCCCCATGGCAAAGGTCTGTCTCTGAaccagcctggggacaggcacAAGGAAGAAGGTCACCGCGCTGCCGTCGCACCCAGGACCCGCCGCCCGGCTCACCGGCCCCAGCGGCTCCCGAGGCTCCCCGGCGGCGGGAAGGCTGcgcagcgggaggcagcggggcgcgggcaggtgccccccgcccccctcggAGGGGACAGCGAGCGCGGCGGGAGCGGCTTCAGCACTTACCTCCGGGGAGAGCGAtccgggcgggcagcgccggtCTCCCGCGCCTCCGCGTACCGGCGACTAATATCCTCGGGCAGCCCTCGACTTGTCCCGGCGAGGGAGGGCGGGCGAGCAGCGGCGCCTCGTCGGGGCGGGCGGAGCGGTGGGtcccgggcgcggcggcgggcggcgagcGGCGGGAGCAGCGCTGCCGGGGCACTGCGGGCGCCGGGCGCCGCGCGCGCCTTTAAAGGGTGGCTCGCATTCCTCGGCGCGCGGCGGGCCAAtcagcggcggcggggcaggaaGCGGGAGGCGGGTGCCGGGTGGCCCCGCGGCCAGAGACAACTTTCCAcaggggccgggggcggggacgggcccgctgccgctgccgccgccgccgccgccgcgccccgccggccgggggagcgggcggccgccgcgccaCTGCTGACGGGCGGCGCCGCGCCCGGCTGCGCCGCGTGGGGGCGCCCCGCGAGCTCGTACGGCGGTTGTCCGGCAGGGCCCGCGCGCCGCTCCTCGGCCCCGCGCCGGGCGCGACGCCGCCGGCTGCCCGTCGCCTCCCCGCCAGCCGCGGGGAGCCGCGGCGAGGCCGTCGGGGGCCCTTGTCCCCCGAACCTGCGGTGAACCGCGTCTGGCACCCGTTCCGGgcctgccccgctgcccgcccggcgTCCCGGGCCTGCCCTCCGGCCCCTTGTCTCCCGGCCGGTCGCGCTGCCCTTAGCCCCGCGCTGAGGGGTAAGGGTGTCCTGGCCGTGCCGTGTCCGCCAGCCCACCGTACCCCTGCGGCCGGCGGGCACCCCGGGAGGAGCGCTTGAGGGGGCGCAGCCCGCCGCAGGTGTCTGCGGGCGGCCCGCTGGGACGTAGAGGAGAGGGGTGCCTAAACGCCACTACCTCCGGCTGTCTGGAGTCACTTAATTAAAGCAATCTTCACTTAATTAACTTAATTCACTTAATGAAAAGCTTCTCTTCCTGCCCACTGGTCGCAATGCACAGCACTCGGGACATTGGGTCCACAAAAGGGGGAATAACGTAAGTCCTCGTTAGCTCTTTCTGTCCACCCTTGGAAAGAACGCGGGCCGGGTGGcgtgggggaagagaggggaacGATGGCGGGTGAGGAGGGCAGGCTGGAGGAACCGGGGGGCCTGGCgccttctccttcccactcccCCTCTCCTTGTCACTATAGAAGAGTGCAAGGGAATGACCCTTGGTTAACAACTTCGCTTCAGGAATGAAATGACTAACACTGTACTGCAGCTAAGAATCTCCCGTAGTGGCTTTGTTTAATGAACAAAATGACTAATGCTGCTTCAGCCCAGAATTTCCCATGTAATCCGGATTTCAGGTAAGAGGAAAGCTTGTAAGGGTTAAAAAGGCAGGTTCTCTACGTCGTGTCATACTCTGTATGACCAAAAGTGACTTGAGTGTGTGAAACAGCTCTGAAGTAATTGAATTCCAAAAATGGTTAATTCCTCTGCATTCCCCGGCCTTTGTATGCTTGGCATGTGCTCCTGTGGAAAGCTGAGTGTCAGTGAACGAGAAGGATCTCGTCAGGCAATTGCGTGTGCTTGGAGTGAGCTTGGCAACCCTGAGCAGTGACTGAGTTGGACTCTAAACTGAACTGTGTAAAACACATCAGGCAATCGGACTGGCTAATGTATGAGGAGGCATTGCTGCTCTACAGATTATCCCAGGAAATGCTTTGGGAAATTCTTGACCCAAAGAATGAGATAGCTGCAGAATTGTGTATATTAGGGTAAAGCCAAAATGATTGTCTGCCCTTTTAACTTAAGAGATAGAGTATACCATCTGAAGTAGGCCTCTTTATTGTATAATGATTCATAGAAGAAAAACCTCAAGTGTCTCAAGATAAAAAactgagagagaagagagatgaTGGTAACAATGAGAGccctgccaggaaaaaaaaaatcagcaagagaGAGAGCAAGCAAGAAAGAGACACTGACTGCTCCTACCTGGACAGGTTTAATTGACAGGTAGTTGTAATTCTTAGTGGTCAGCCCACTAAGCCCTTTATATACCAGTGAGTTTCTCTGATGGATTGTCTCATGGAAGCCAAAGGGGCTTGCTGCTCATATGAGCTTGTGTCTTGGAGCCTGGGGTGTTACGATCAAGCTTTTCTTCATGTGGCAGTAAGTCAAGCCGAGGTTAGATTTGAAAGACAGTGAGAGAACCTCTAAAGTGGTTTTACATTAAGTGAGGAGATTGAGGCCAGCAACCAGGAACCGTcgacttaaaaatgaaaaataatgtccAAAATTTGTCTCTTATTTCATCCAAAGGTGTGTGGATGAATCTGTAATCTTTTGTCAGAATACACCTGCTTGATGGGTATTGTGAGATTTTGTAATTTGGAcccatctttaaaatgtaaataatgcCTTTAAAACATGAATTCAACTTTGAACTATCTGATTACACCAGAAATACACCACAATGATTGAGGTCAAAATCTGACCGATAATTTCAGCATGCCCTACACTTCTAGGTTCAAATTCTTATCACAGTGTGTAAACCTAGCTTTGTTGACTTCTGTGGAGCTAATACCAGTTTACACCCTTATAGCTGATGCTGGAATTTGACACTTAGATCTGCTCTTGTAGGCAAGATATGACTGACTTGTTGAA encodes:
- the THBS1 gene encoding thrombospondin-1, which produces MGPATVLFFLLMLGVSEAKRTAESRSDDNSVFDLFELIGFIRKGAGRRAPGVHLVKGPESSSPAYRIEDASRIPAVPDSKFQDLLDAIHAEKGFILLATLRQAKKSRGTLLSVEQKDGSGHVFSLVSNGKAGTLDLSLSGDGKQQLVSVEDALLATGHWKNITLFVQEDRAQLYVGCEKMENAELDIPIQNIFTRDLASSARLRIAKGGVNDNFQGLLQNVRFVFGTTLDTILRNKGCSSSTSAIITLDNPINGSSPAIRTNYIGHKTKDIQAVCGFSCDELTNMFVELQGLRSMVTTLQDRVRKVTEENELIAKVVQITPGVCIHNGILHKNKEEWTIDSCTECTCQNSATICRKVSCPLMPCSNATVPDGECCPRCWPSDYADDGWSPWSEWTSCSVTCGNGIQQRGRSCDSLNNRCEGSSVQTRTCHLQECDKRFKQDGGWSHWSPWSSCSVTCGTGIITRIRLCNSPVPQLNGKPCEGEARENKSCQKDPCPINGNWGPWSPWDACTVTCGGGLQKRSRLCNNPEPQYGGKTCVGEATGTQVCNKQDCPIDGCLSNPCFAGTTCTSSPDGSWKCGACPAGYHGDGVHCQDIDECKEVPDACFVFNGVHRCENTEPGYNCLPCPPRFTGTQPFGRSVEDAMANKQVCKPRNPCTDGTHDCNKNAKCNYLGHFSDPMYRCECKPGYAGNGIICGEDTDLDGWPNENLVCVANATYHCKKDNCPNLPNSGQEDYDKDGIGDACDNDDDDDGIPDDRDNCPFIYNPQQYDYDRDDVGDRCDNCPYNHNPDQTDTDNNGEGDACAVDIDGDGVLNERDNCQYVYNVDQRDTDLDGVGDQCDNCPLEHNPDQEDTDSDRIGDQCDNNQDIDEDGHQNNLDNCPYVPNANQADHDKDGKGDACDHDDDNDGIPDDKDNCRLVANPDQADSDGDGRGDACKDDFDQDSVPDIDDICPENVDISETDFRRFQMIPLDPKGTSQNDPNWVVRHQGKELVQTVNCDPGLAVGFDEFNAVDFSGTFFINTERDDDYAGFVFGYQSSSRFYVVMWKQITQSYWDSTPTKAQGYSGLSIKVVNSTTGPGEHLRNALWHTGNTPGQVRTLWHDPRHIGWKDFTAYRWRLSHRPKTGYIRVVMYEGKKIMADSGPIYDKTYAGGRLGLFVFSQEMVFFSDLKYECRDP